A genomic region of Rhodococcus pyridinivorans contains the following coding sequences:
- a CDS encoding MFS transporter, translating to MTTGEIVHDKSAAAGGPGRPTTGSTPLVTPGRAWSMTGLVIFLYVVNYADKAVLGIIAQPLARELGMSSSQIGLVGSLFFVTFTVGGFFAGPLNKYMTLRWALLALGLTWSLVMLPLVVSASFAMLVVTRMLLGLAEGPSSALMHTAAYSWHPPAKRGLPGAFLAGSASVAKIALAPVLTFITVEWGWRAALISLSILGAIWMGCWLLGWKEGPYTTRAVKGAETAASPAQTEPSVPWRKIFLTRTFISCAILIMVVYALTTVVLTWLPSYFEVGLGYSALQAGSMFALPSIIGLFLMISSGTVTDRLSAKGYRSRVVRIIVPAVGVLICGAILVFLPSIGTPALAVAVVSIGYGFGAIAFPLINAAISELCPPQQTAGTMGVFLALMAVGGLVAPYGTGVLVDNAATAAEGYATAFQVIGALGALAAILVLFLADPERDRKIIRAAA from the coding sequence GTGACCACAGGCGAAATCGTGCACGACAAGTCGGCAGCCGCCGGCGGGCCCGGTCGGCCGACGACCGGCTCGACACCTCTCGTGACCCCCGGCCGCGCGTGGAGCATGACCGGCCTGGTCATCTTCCTCTACGTCGTCAACTACGCCGACAAGGCCGTCCTCGGCATCATCGCCCAGCCTCTGGCGCGTGAGCTCGGCATGAGCTCCTCCCAGATCGGCCTGGTCGGGTCGCTGTTCTTCGTCACATTCACCGTCGGCGGTTTCTTCGCCGGGCCGTTGAACAAGTACATGACCCTCCGCTGGGCCCTGCTGGCCCTCGGCCTGACCTGGTCGCTCGTCATGCTGCCGCTGGTCGTCAGTGCGAGTTTCGCGATGCTGGTCGTCACCCGCATGCTGCTCGGTCTCGCCGAAGGACCGAGCTCGGCGCTCATGCACACCGCCGCGTACTCGTGGCACCCGCCGGCCAAGCGTGGCCTGCCCGGCGCCTTCCTGGCCGGTTCCGCCTCGGTCGCCAAGATCGCCCTCGCTCCCGTCCTGACCTTCATCACCGTCGAATGGGGATGGCGTGCCGCGCTGATCTCGCTGTCGATCCTCGGTGCGATCTGGATGGGCTGCTGGCTCCTCGGCTGGAAGGAAGGCCCCTACACGACCCGGGCCGTCAAGGGCGCCGAGACCGCCGCTTCCCCCGCGCAGACCGAACCGTCCGTGCCGTGGCGCAAGATCTTCCTCACTCGCACCTTCATCAGCTGCGCGATCCTGATCATGGTCGTCTACGCGCTCACCACCGTCGTCCTGACCTGGCTGCCGTCCTACTTCGAGGTCGGTCTCGGCTACAGCGCTCTGCAGGCCGGCTCGATGTTCGCCCTGCCGTCCATCATCGGTCTGTTCCTCATGATCAGCTCGGGCACGGTCACCGACCGCCTCAGCGCCAAGGGTTACCGCTCGCGGGTCGTCCGCATCATCGTGCCCGCCGTCGGTGTGCTCATCTGCGGTGCCATCCTGGTCTTCCTCCCGTCCATCGGTACGCCGGCTCTGGCCGTCGCGGTCGTCTCCATCGGCTACGGCTTCGGCGCCATCGCGTTCCCGCTGATCAACGCCGCGATCTCCGAGTTGTGCCCGCCGCAGCAGACCGCCGGCACGATGGGTGTCTTCCTCGCGCTGATGGCGGTCGGCGGTCTCGTTGCCCCCTACGGCACGGGTGTCCTCGTCGACAACGCCGCCACCGCGGCGGAGGGCTATGCAACGGCCTTCCAGGTCATCGGTGCACTCGGTGCGCTCGCCGCGATCCTGGTGCTCTTCCTGGCCGACCCGGAGCGCGACCGCAAGATCATCCGGGCAGCCGCCTGA
- a CDS encoding thiolase family protein, whose product MRDAVIVDAVRSPIGRRGGALSEIHPVNLSAHVLTALAERTGLDPATIDDVQWGCVSQVGDQAGIVSRSAVFAAGWPVTVPATTINRACGSSQQAVSFAAATVISGQNDVVIAGGVESMSRVPMGSASKDGQHFPQNVLDRFEVGGFSQGIGAEMIAEKWGFSRTQLDEFSLRSHELSAAATDAGAFTGQIAVVGEFATDEGIRRGGTVESLAKLETVFKEDGVIHAGNSSQISDGAGALLITTSEYAAAQGWTPLARIHTAVVAADDPVVMLTGPISATEKAIERSGLSIDDIGAFEINEAFAPVPLAWQVETGAKPDRLNPLGGAIGVGHPLGGSGAILMTRLVHHMRDNGIRYGLQSMCEAGGMANATILELL is encoded by the coding sequence ATGCGCGATGCCGTGATCGTCGACGCCGTCCGTTCCCCCATCGGACGTCGAGGTGGTGCACTGTCCGAGATCCACCCCGTCAACCTGTCCGCCCACGTGCTGACCGCACTGGCGGAGCGGACCGGCCTCGATCCCGCCACGATCGACGACGTCCAGTGGGGTTGTGTGAGCCAGGTCGGCGACCAGGCCGGAATCGTCTCGCGCAGCGCCGTGTTCGCGGCCGGATGGCCGGTCACCGTACCCGCCACCACCATCAACCGGGCGTGCGGATCGAGCCAGCAGGCCGTGTCCTTCGCCGCCGCGACCGTCATCTCCGGCCAGAACGACGTCGTGATCGCCGGTGGTGTCGAGTCCATGAGCCGTGTGCCGATGGGCAGCGCCAGCAAGGACGGTCAGCACTTCCCGCAGAACGTGCTCGACCGCTTCGAGGTCGGCGGCTTCAGCCAGGGCATCGGCGCCGAGATGATCGCCGAGAAGTGGGGTTTCTCCCGCACGCAGCTCGACGAATTCTCGCTGCGCTCGCACGAACTGTCCGCAGCCGCCACCGACGCGGGCGCCTTCACCGGCCAGATCGCCGTGGTCGGCGAGTTCGCCACCGACGAGGGCATCCGCCGCGGCGGCACCGTCGAGTCGCTTGCCAAGCTCGAGACCGTCTTCAAGGAGGACGGCGTGATCCACGCCGGCAACTCCTCGCAGATCTCCGACGGTGCCGGCGCCCTGCTCATCACCACCAGCGAATACGCCGCGGCGCAGGGCTGGACCCCGCTCGCACGCATCCACACCGCCGTCGTCGCCGCCGACGACCCGGTCGTCATGCTCACCGGCCCCATCTCCGCCACCGAGAAGGCCATCGAGCGTTCCGGTCTGTCCATCGACGACATCGGCGCCTTCGAGATCAACGAGGCCTTCGCACCGGTGCCGCTGGCATGGCAGGTCGAGACCGGCGCGAAGCCCGACCGCCTCAACCCGCTCGGCGGCGCGATCGGTGTCGGCCACCCCCTCGGCGGCTCCGGCGCGATTCTCATGACCCGCCTCGTGCACCACATGCGCGACAACGGCATCCGCTACGGCCTGCAGTCGATGTGCGAGGCCGGCGGCATGGCCAACGCCACCATCCTCGAACTGCTCTGA
- a CDS encoding SDR family NAD(P)-dependent oxidoreductase encodes MELKGLSVAVTGGASGLGLATARRVLAAGGNVTLIDLPGSNGEEIAKELGDGAVFAPGDVTDSEQFAAALDVAHERGGLRGVVHCAGAGRKMRILDKEGKAGSLEDFEFVIRLNLIGSFNALRLGAERMAELDLIEDERGAVVMTASVAAFEGQIGQINYSASKAGIVGMTIVAARDLASKGIRVNTIAPGIMDTPLLARLREDVRKSLEATVPNPSRLGRPDEFGQLATNILENGYINGETIRLDGAIRMAPR; translated from the coding sequence ATGGAACTCAAGGGTCTGTCCGTTGCCGTCACCGGCGGAGCGTCCGGTCTCGGTCTCGCCACGGCACGTCGCGTCCTGGCCGCCGGCGGCAACGTCACCCTCATCGACCTCCCCGGCTCGAACGGTGAGGAGATCGCCAAGGAGCTCGGCGACGGCGCCGTCTTCGCCCCCGGCGACGTGACCGATTCGGAGCAGTTCGCTGCGGCTCTCGACGTCGCGCACGAGCGCGGCGGCCTGCGCGGTGTCGTGCACTGCGCCGGCGCCGGACGCAAGATGCGCATCCTCGACAAGGAGGGCAAGGCCGGTTCGCTCGAGGACTTCGAGTTCGTGATCCGCCTCAACCTCATCGGCTCGTTCAACGCGCTGCGCCTCGGCGCCGAGCGCATGGCCGAACTCGACCTCATCGAGGACGAGCGTGGCGCCGTCGTCATGACGGCCTCCGTCGCGGCCTTCGAGGGCCAGATCGGCCAGATCAACTACTCGGCGTCCAAGGCCGGCATCGTCGGCATGACGATCGTCGCCGCACGCGACCTCGCCAGCAAGGGCATCCGCGTCAACACCATCGCCCCCGGCATCATGGACACCCCGCTGCTCGCCCGCCTGCGCGAGGACGTCCGCAAGTCGCTCGAAGCGACCGTGCCCAACCCGTCGCGTCTGGGCCGGCCCGACGAGTTCGGGCAGCTGGCCACGAACATCCTCGAGAACGGCTACATCAACGGCGAGACCATTCGCCTCGACGGCGCCATCCGTATGGCACCGCGGTGA
- a CDS encoding AMP-binding protein: protein MTSASDLAQRRLSYPATTMAVWAPSLAAVYGDRPAVIDGDRVLTYNDLDARSAQFAGVLHEAGVRARDVVLLHLGNCVEFHIAYYGALRVGAAVTLVNPLQPEPGLRRQIEETSAAAAVTGSAQADTLFRAASGTSIRLIAVVSDEAVTAPGAVRFGDALEGRPQTFEPVVTSPDDIAHIAYTGGTTGISKGVRVLHRNVVGNVTQMCAWRAGHQLVADVDGRISLEPIGDLKIAGAVPGQGSTIVVSPLFHAHALINTSFLLACGLTQVLAGRFDPARMLELIERYEAGYITGSPAMWHALATHPDVETRDLSTVRVVSSGAAPIDHVTLGNLERAFPNARIAEGYGLTEGTCVVTAMPLVVDSEYRLGSVGLPVFDTELEIRSQIDPTVVLPDGELGELWIRGPQVTDGYLGHPEITAEQYVDGWLATGDIAYRDADGFVYIADRAKDMLIYKGYNVYPRELEEILVTHPKVSTAAVVGREAGAIGQEPVAFVVPVDGEEPAAEELKAYVAEQVLPYKKIREVVVVDALPTSAAGKILKTDLRSRLTVS from the coding sequence ATGACCTCGGCTTCCGACCTCGCACAGCGCAGGCTGTCGTACCCGGCGACGACGATGGCGGTGTGGGCACCGAGCCTCGCCGCCGTCTACGGCGACCGTCCCGCGGTGATCGACGGCGACCGGGTGCTCACCTACAACGACCTCGACGCACGCTCGGCGCAGTTCGCCGGCGTGCTGCACGAGGCCGGGGTGCGGGCCCGCGACGTGGTGCTCCTGCACCTCGGTAACTGCGTCGAGTTCCACATCGCCTACTACGGTGCGCTCCGCGTCGGAGCGGCGGTCACGCTCGTGAATCCGCTGCAGCCCGAACCGGGTCTGCGCCGGCAGATCGAGGAGACTTCCGCAGCCGCGGCGGTCACCGGTTCCGCACAGGCCGACACCCTGTTCCGGGCTGCGTCCGGAACGAGTATCCGGTTGATCGCGGTCGTCTCCGACGAAGCGGTCACCGCGCCGGGTGCCGTGCGCTTCGGCGATGCGCTCGAAGGACGCCCGCAGACCTTCGAACCGGTCGTCACCAGTCCGGACGATATCGCGCACATCGCGTACACCGGTGGCACGACCGGCATTTCGAAGGGCGTGCGCGTCCTGCACCGCAACGTTGTCGGCAACGTCACGCAGATGTGTGCGTGGCGCGCCGGGCACCAGCTGGTCGCCGATGTCGACGGACGCATCTCGCTCGAACCGATCGGCGACCTGAAAATCGCCGGTGCGGTCCCGGGTCAGGGTTCGACGATCGTGGTGTCGCCGCTGTTCCACGCGCACGCGCTGATCAACACGTCGTTCCTTCTCGCGTGCGGCCTGACCCAGGTCCTCGCGGGTCGCTTCGATCCGGCCCGGATGCTCGAGCTGATCGAACGGTACGAGGCCGGCTACATCACCGGCAGCCCGGCGATGTGGCACGCCCTCGCTACGCATCCCGACGTCGAGACCCGCGACCTGTCCACCGTGCGGGTCGTGTCGTCCGGTGCCGCTCCGATCGACCACGTGACCCTCGGGAACCTCGAGCGTGCGTTCCCCAACGCACGTATCGCGGAGGGTTACGGGCTCACCGAGGGCACCTGCGTCGTCACGGCGATGCCGCTCGTCGTCGACTCGGAGTACCGCCTCGGAAGCGTCGGCCTCCCGGTCTTCGACACCGAACTCGAGATCCGCTCGCAGATCGATCCGACCGTCGTCCTCCCCGACGGAGAGCTCGGCGAACTGTGGATCCGCGGACCGCAGGTCACCGACGGATATCTCGGACACCCCGAGATCACCGCGGAACAGTACGTCGACGGCTGGCTCGCCACCGGCGACATCGCCTACCGCGATGCCGACGGATTCGTGTACATCGCCGACCGGGCGAAGGACATGTTGATCTACAAGGGCTACAACGTGTATCCGCGTGAGCTCGAAGAGATCCTGGTGACCCACCCGAAGGTGTCCACTGCGGCGGTCGTCGGGCGGGAGGCAGGCGCGATCGGTCAGGAGCCGGTAGCCTTCGTCGTCCCCGTCGACGGCGAGGAGCCCGCCGCGGAGGAGCTGAAGGCGTACGTCGCCGAACAGGTCCTGCCGTACAAGAAGATCCGTGAAGTGGTGGTGGTCGACGCATTGCCGACCTCCGCCGCGGGCAAGATCCTCAAGACCGATCTGCGATCGCGACTGACGGTCTCCTGA
- a CDS encoding acyl-CoA dehydrogenase family protein → MTLSIPAPEVDEDDFREILAQTRAFVRNVVVPREQEIAETNAIPEDIRQAAKDMGLFGYAIPQEWGGLGLNLQQDAELAMELGYTTLSLRSMFGTNNGIAGQVLVNFGTDEQKQQWLEGIASGEVVASFALTEPGAGSNPSGLRTKAVRAGDDWVITGEKRFITNAPLANLFVVFARTRPADGNGTGIAVFLVPADTPGLTVGNKDAKMGQEGAWTADVHFDDVRVPNSALVGGSEDVGYKAAMVSLARGRVHIAALSVGQAQRALDESVAYAATATQGGNPIGNFQLVQAMIADQQTGVMAGRALVRDAAKAWVEETDRRIAPSVAKLFCTEMVGKVADLAVQIHGGTGYMREVPVERIYRDVRLLRLYEGTSEIQRLIIGGGLVKQEQQKNS, encoded by the coding sequence ATGACACTCTCCATCCCGGCCCCCGAGGTCGACGAGGACGACTTCCGCGAGATCCTCGCGCAGACCCGCGCGTTCGTGCGCAACGTGGTCGTGCCGCGCGAGCAGGAGATCGCCGAGACCAATGCGATTCCCGAGGACATCCGCCAGGCCGCGAAGGACATGGGCCTGTTCGGATACGCCATCCCGCAGGAGTGGGGCGGCCTCGGCCTGAATCTGCAGCAGGACGCGGAACTCGCGATGGAGCTGGGTTACACGACCCTGTCGCTGCGCTCGATGTTCGGCACCAACAACGGCATCGCCGGCCAGGTGCTCGTCAACTTCGGCACCGACGAGCAGAAGCAGCAGTGGCTCGAGGGCATCGCCTCCGGCGAGGTCGTCGCATCCTTCGCCCTCACCGAGCCGGGCGCCGGCTCGAACCCGTCGGGTCTGCGCACCAAGGCCGTGCGCGCCGGTGACGACTGGGTGATCACCGGCGAGAAGCGCTTCATCACCAACGCGCCGCTGGCGAACCTGTTCGTCGTGTTCGCCCGCACCCGTCCGGCAGACGGGAACGGCACCGGAATCGCGGTCTTCCTCGTCCCCGCCGACACCCCCGGCCTGACGGTGGGCAACAAGGACGCCAAGATGGGCCAGGAGGGCGCCTGGACCGCCGACGTGCACTTCGACGACGTGCGTGTGCCGAACTCCGCGCTCGTCGGCGGCAGCGAGGACGTCGGCTACAAGGCCGCCATGGTCTCGCTCGCCCGCGGTCGCGTGCACATCGCCGCACTGTCGGTCGGCCAGGCCCAGCGCGCACTCGACGAGTCTGTCGCCTACGCCGCGACCGCCACGCAGGGCGGCAACCCCATCGGAAACTTCCAGCTCGTGCAGGCGATGATCGCCGACCAGCAGACCGGTGTGATGGCCGGCCGCGCCCTCGTCCGCGACGCCGCGAAGGCGTGGGTCGAGGAGACCGACCGCCGCATCGCACCGTCGGTCGCGAAGCTGTTCTGCACCGAGATGGTCGGCAAGGTCGCCGATCTCGCCGTCCAGATCCACGGTGGCACCGGCTATATGCGCGAGGTGCCGGTCGAGCGGATCTACCGCGACGTGCGTCTGCTGCGCCTGTACGAGGGCACCAGCGAGATCCAGCGTCTGATCATCGGCGGCGGACTCGTCAAGCAGGAGCAACAGAAGAACTCCTGA
- the fabG gene encoding 3-oxoacyl-ACP reductase FabG, producing the protein MSLLENRTAVITGGAQGIGFAIAQEFVDAGARVVIGDLDLDAATAAAEKLGGRDVARAVRANVVESADWDTLLAEAVDGFGSLDVVVNNAGITRDATMRTMTEEDFDLVISVHLKGTWHGTRKAAAIMREAKRGAIVNISSLSGKVGMVGQTNYSAAKAGIVGLTKAAAKEMAHHGVRVNAIQPGLIRSAMTEAMPQKAWDRKMAEIPMGRPGEVDEIASVALFLASDMSSYMTGTVLEVTGGRFM; encoded by the coding sequence ATGTCTCTGTTGGAGAACCGCACTGCCGTGATCACCGGTGGCGCTCAGGGAATCGGCTTCGCCATCGCACAGGAGTTCGTCGACGCCGGCGCCCGCGTCGTGATCGGCGACCTCGATCTCGATGCCGCCACCGCCGCCGCCGAGAAGCTCGGAGGGCGCGACGTGGCCCGGGCCGTGCGCGCCAACGTCGTCGAGTCCGCCGACTGGGACACCCTCCTCGCCGAGGCCGTCGACGGTTTCGGTTCGCTCGACGTGGTGGTCAACAACGCCGGTATCACCCGCGACGCGACGATGCGCACGATGACCGAAGAGGACTTCGACCTCGTCATCTCGGTGCACCTCAAGGGCACCTGGCACGGCACCCGCAAGGCCGCCGCGATCATGCGTGAGGCCAAGCGCGGCGCGATCGTCAACATCTCCTCGCTGTCCGGCAAGGTCGGCATGGTCGGCCAGACCAACTACTCCGCCGCCAAGGCGGGCATCGTCGGCCTCACCAAGGCCGCCGCCAAGGAGATGGCGCACCACGGCGTCCGCGTCAACGCGATCCAGCCCGGCCTGATCCGTTCGGCGATGACCGAGGCCATGCCGCAGAAGGCATGGGACCGGAAGATGGCCGAGATCCCCATGGGCCGCCCCGGCGAGGTCGACGAGATCGCCTCCGTCGCACTGTTCCTCGCGTCCGACATGTCCTCCTACATGACCGGCACCGTCCTCGAGGTCACCGGCGGCCGCTTCATGTGA
- a CDS encoding acetyl-CoA C-acetyltransferase, producing MREVVICEPVRTPIGRYGGMFKSLTAVDLGVAALKGLLERTGVAPEQVQDVILGHCNGNSEAPAIGRVVALDAGLPITVPGMHIDRRCGSGLQAVIQAAFQVGNGDHDLVVAGGTESMSNAAFYSTDIRWGGARTGVQMHDGLVRARSTAGGRFYPVPGGMIETAENLRREYSISRDEQDELALNSHLRAVHAQKNGILAEEIIPVTVSSRKGDEVIDTDEHPRPDISLETLAKLKPIMGKQDPEATVTAGNASGQNDAASMAIVTTPEKAAELGLTPLVRFVSWGVAGVQPKVMGIGPVPATEVALAKAGITLADVDIIELNEAFAAQALAVTREWKFGKADFERTNVHGSGISLGHPVGATGGRMLATLARELHRREARYGLETMCIGGGQGLAAIFERVA from the coding sequence ATGCGTGAAGTTGTCATCTGCGAGCCGGTCCGTACCCCGATCGGCCGCTACGGCGGAATGTTCAAGTCCCTCACCGCAGTCGATCTCGGTGTCGCGGCCCTGAAGGGTCTACTCGAGCGCACCGGTGTTGCGCCCGAACAGGTTCAGGACGTCATCCTCGGCCACTGCAACGGCAACAGTGAGGCCCCGGCCATCGGCCGCGTCGTCGCTCTCGACGCCGGTCTGCCGATCACGGTGCCCGGCATGCACATCGACCGTCGCTGCGGTTCGGGCCTGCAGGCCGTCATCCAGGCCGCCTTCCAGGTCGGTAACGGCGACCACGATCTCGTTGTCGCCGGTGGCACCGAGTCGATGAGCAACGCGGCGTTCTACTCCACCGATATCCGCTGGGGCGGCGCCCGCACCGGTGTGCAGATGCACGACGGGCTGGTCCGAGCCCGCTCGACCGCCGGTGGCCGTTTCTACCCGGTGCCCGGCGGCATGATCGAGACCGCGGAGAACCTGCGTCGCGAGTACTCGATCTCCCGCGACGAGCAGGACGAGTTGGCCCTGAACTCGCACCTGCGTGCAGTCCACGCCCAGAAGAACGGGATCCTCGCCGAGGAGATCATCCCAGTCACGGTGAGCAGCCGTAAGGGCGACGAGGTCATCGACACCGACGAGCACCCGCGTCCCGACATCAGCCTGGAGACCCTCGCCAAGCTGAAGCCGATCATGGGCAAGCAGGACCCCGAGGCCACCGTCACCGCCGGCAACGCCAGCGGCCAGAACGACGCCGCGTCCATGGCCATCGTCACCACCCCGGAGAAGGCCGCCGAGCTGGGCCTGACCCCGCTGGTGCGGTTCGTCTCGTGGGGCGTCGCCGGTGTCCAACCGAAGGTCATGGGCATCGGCCCCGTGCCGGCCACCGAGGTCGCCCTCGCCAAGGCGGGCATCACCCTCGCCGACGTCGACATCATCGAGCTCAACGAGGCGTTCGCCGCGCAGGCCCTCGCGGTGACCCGCGAATGGAAGTTCGGCAAGGCCGACTTCGAGCGCACCAACGTTCACGGCTCCGGCATCTCGCTCGGCCACCCGGTCGGCGCGACCGGCGGACGCATGCTCGCCACCCTCGCCCGCGAGCTGCACCGTCGCGAGGCCCGCTACGGCCTCGAGACCATGTGCATCGGCGGCGGCCAGGGCTTGGCAGCGATCTTCGAGCGCGTCGCGTAA
- a CDS encoding endonuclease domain-containing protein, translated as MIDFDEPFSGRAALAAGVVTRHRLARDFVHLHRDVYIRREIPATPLLRAKAAWLWSQGRGVLAGVSAAAVHGTRWLDPDAAAELVRSDHVRSAPGISVRRAPKLDTCVVDGMFATTPAQTAFDLARRMPFDRAVETIDALCNATGLKVPEIEELATRSKGAHGIGAVPRVLALVDGGAASPPETHTRLLLVRAGLPPPETQIEIFDGDVFVARADMGWKQWRVLVEYDGVQHWTDPTQRTRDIDRYAVLPELGWTVIRVGADLLYRRPEVFVERVRRALGAAGAPV; from the coding sequence GTGATCGACTTCGACGAACCGTTCTCGGGACGCGCGGCACTCGCTGCCGGCGTCGTCACGCGGCATCGGCTCGCACGCGACTTCGTCCACCTCCACCGCGACGTCTACATCCGACGAGAGATCCCGGCCACCCCGCTGCTGCGTGCGAAGGCGGCATGGTTGTGGTCGCAGGGCCGCGGCGTCCTCGCGGGAGTGTCCGCCGCTGCCGTGCACGGCACTCGATGGCTCGACCCGGATGCGGCGGCCGAACTCGTCCGCTCCGATCACGTCCGGTCGGCGCCGGGCATCTCGGTCCGACGCGCCCCGAAGCTCGACACCTGCGTGGTCGACGGGATGTTCGCGACCACACCGGCGCAGACGGCCTTCGATCTCGCCCGACGAATGCCGTTCGATCGGGCCGTCGAAACGATCGACGCGCTCTGCAACGCGACCGGCCTGAAGGTGCCTGAGATCGAGGAACTCGCGACGAGGAGCAAAGGCGCACACGGTATCGGTGCCGTGCCGCGGGTGCTCGCCCTCGTCGACGGTGGGGCTGCGTCACCGCCCGAGACCCACACGCGTCTGCTCCTCGTCCGTGCCGGTCTCCCACCGCCGGAGACCCAGATCGAGATCTTCGACGGCGACGTGTTCGTGGCGCGAGCCGACATGGGATGGAAGCAGTGGCGGGTGCTCGTGGAGTACGACGGCGTGCAGCACTGGACCGACCCCACTCAGCGCACCCGCGACATCGATCGGTACGCGGTGCTGCCCGAACTGGGGTGGACGGTCATCCGGGTCGGCGCCGACCTCCTCTACCGGCGGCCCGAAGTCTTCGTCGAACGGGTGCGGCGTGCTCTGGGAGCGGCCGGTGCGCCCGTCTGA